Within the Octopus bimaculoides isolate UCB-OBI-ISO-001 unplaced genomic scaffold, ASM119413v2 Scaffold_80564, whole genome shotgun sequence genome, the region NNNNNNNNNNNNNNNNNNNNNNNNNNNNNNNNNNNNNNNNNNNNNNNNNNNNNNNNNNNNNNNNNNNNNNNNNNNNNNNNNNNNNNNNNNNNNNNNNNNNNNNNNNNNNNNNNNNNNNNNNNNNNNNNNNNNNNNNNNNNNNNNNNNNNNNNNNNNNNNNNNNNNNNNNNNNNNNNNNNNNNNNNNNNNNNNNNNNNNNNNNNNNNNNNNNNNNNNNNNNNNNNNNNNNNNNNNNNNNNNNNNNNNNNNNNNNNNNNNNNNNNNNNNNNNNNNNNNNNNNNNNNNNNNNNNNNNNNNNNNNNNNNNNNNNNNNNNNNNNNNNNNNNNNNNNNNNNNNNNNNNNNNNNNNNNNNNNNNNNNNNNNNNNNNNNNNNNNNNNNNNNNNNNNNNNNNNNNNNNNNNNNNNNNNNNNNNNNNNNNNNNNNNNNNNNNNNNNNNNNNNNNNNNNNNNNNNNNNNNNNNNNNNNNNNNNNNNNNNNNNNNNNNNNNNNNNNNNNNNNNNNNNNNNNNNNNNNNNNNNNNNNNNNNNNNNNNNNNNNNNNNNNNNNNNNNNNNNNNNNNNNNNNNNNNNNNNNNNNNNNNNNNNNNNNNNNNNNNNNNNNNNNNNNNNNNNNNNNNNNNNNNNNNNNNNNNNNNNNNNNNNNNNNNNNNNNNNNNNNNNNNNNNNNNNNNNNNNNNNNNNNNNNNNNNNNNNNNNNNNNNNNNNNNNNNNNNNNNNNNNNNNNNNNNNNNNNNNNNNNNNNNNNNNNNNNNNNNNNNNNNNNNNNNNNNNNNNNNNNNNNNNNNNNNNNNNNNNNNNNNNNNNNNNNNNNNNNNNNNNNNNNNNNNNNNNNNNNNNNNNNNNNNNNNNNNNNNNNNNNNNNNNNNNNNNNNNNNNNNNNNNNNNNNNNNNNNNNNNNNNNNNNNNNNNNNNNNNNNNNNNNNNNNNNNNNNNNNNNNNNNNNNNNNNNNNNNNNNNNNNNNNNNNNNNNNNNNNNNNNNNNNNNNNNNNNNNNNNNNNNNNNNNNNNNNNNNNNNNNNNNNNNNNNNNNNNNNNNNNNNNNNNNNNNNNNNNNNNNNNNNNNNNNNNNNNNNNNNNNNNNNNNNNNNNNNNNNNNNNNNNNNNNNNNNNNNNNNNNNNNNNNNNNNNNNNNNNNNNNNNNNNNNNNNNNNNNNNNNNNNNNNNNNNNNNNNNNNNNNNNNNNNNNNNNNNNNNNNNNNNNNNNNNNNNNNNNNNNNNNNNNNNNNNNNNNNNNNNNNNNNNNNNNNNNNNNNNNNNNNNNNNNNNNNNNNNNNNNNNNNNNNNNNNNNNNNNNNNNNNNNNNNNNNNNNNNNNNNNNNNNNNNNNNNNNNNNNNNNNNNNNNNNNNNNNNNNNNNNNNNNNNNNNNNNNNNNNNNNNNNNNNNNNNNNNNNNNNNNNNNNNNNNNNNNNNNNNNNNNNNNNNNNNNNNNNNNNNNNNNNNNNNNNNNNNNNNNNNNNNNNNNNNNNNNNNNNNNNNNNNNNNNNNNNNNNNNNNNNNNNNNNNNNNNNNNNNNNNNNNNNNNNNNNNNNNNNNNNNNNNNNNNNNNNNNNNNNNNNNNNNNNNNNNNNNNNNNNNNNNNNNNNNNNNNNNNNNNNNNNNNNNNNNNNNNNNNNNNNNNNNNNNNNNNNNNNNNNNNNNNNNNNNNNNNNNNNNNNNNNNNNNNNNNNNNNNNNNNNNNNNNNNNNNNNNNNNNNNNNNNNNNNNNNNNNNNNNNNNNNNNNNNNNNNNNNNNNNNNNNNNNNNNNNNNNNNNNNNNNNNNNNNNNNNNNNNNNNNNNNNNNNNNNNNNNNNNNNNNNNNNNNNNNNNNNNNNNNNNNNNNNNNNNNNNNNNNNNNNNNNNNNNNNNNNNNNNNNNNNNNNNNNNNNNNNNNNNNNNNNNNNNNNNNNNNNNNNNNNNNNNNNNNNNNNNNNNNNNNNNNNNNNNNNNNNNNNNNNNNNNNNNNNNNNNNNNNNNNNNNNNNNNNNNNNNNNNNNNNNNNNgctgaggacatgcataggcttgaaagaaatgaagccagtatgcttcactgtatgtgcatgcttgacagaatgtaagcattttgagagaaaagttagacaaaAGTGGCATCAGAAGTGGTGTTCAAGAGAGACgaatgcactggtatggtcatgtgatgcatatggacaaggacagctgcgTAAAGAAGTCCTGATCCCTAACTGGTGGGaacttgtggtagaggtagacccaggaagacataggatgaggtggtgaagcatgaNNNNNNNNNNgtggtagaggtagacccaggaagacataggatgaggtggtgaagcatgacctccaAACTtcaggcctcacagaggcaatgactaatgaccgagacctttggcgtaatgctgtgtttgagaagatctgtcaaaccaagtgaaatcacagtcatggctgatactggtgtcacataatcGGCACccatgcaagtggcacataaaaatcacctttcaagcattgagcctcacagaggcaaagtggttgagctcctttcgaatgttgggcctcacagagacaatgaccaagatctttggcattatgttgtgcttgagaagaagaccaagtaaaatcacagtcgtggcagatactagtttcatacaaatggcacccatgctggtggaatgtaaaagcaccttttgagcattgggcctcacggaaagAATGAACgagtccatttggcattatgctgtgcttgtaaagaagatccatcaagccaagtaaaaccacagttgtgacagatacaggtgccatgtaaatggcacctgtaccagtaacacattacactcttggagtggttgacattaggaagggcttctagccatagaaaccatgccaaaacagaccggAGTCAAGGTGCAGCCTTCCAgattaccagccctggtcaaactatccaacccatgccagcatggacaatagatgttaaattatgatgatgatgatacacatacacacacacacacatatatatatatatacacatacacgcacgcacacacacacacaaatatacagNNNNNNNNNNNNNNNNNNNNNNNNNNNNNNNNNNNNNNNNNNNNNNNNNNNNNNNNNNNNNNNNNNNNNNNNNNNNNNNNNNNNNNNNNNNNNNNNNNNNNNNNNNNNNNNNNNNNNNNNNNNNNNNNNNNNNNNNNNNNNNNNNNNNNNNNNNNNNNNNNNNNNNNNNNNNNNNNNNNNNNNNNNNNNNNNNNNNNNNNNNNNNNNNNNNNNNNNNNNNNNNNNNNNNNNNNNNNNATTCCTGTTTATATGGtcttttatttttagtgtttttgtGTAATTGAGAATTTGGTTTATTGATAAAATACTAGAAATATGCAgtgctttgtattttttgtaatttattgagAGCTGCTGAAAAGATCGTGGGCCTAAACAAGAAGAGTATAATCCATAATGAATGCAAAGTATTGTTTATGCAACtcatttgttcttttgtttctgtgGTACTGCAATAGCCATGAGTATTTTAGGTGTTTGTacttcattttgctttctttacttATTATGTGGAGATGCTCAGATCAATTTATCCATTATTTCTAGGGCACTAAGttaaatttgaagaatatttggtaCCTACTGAGAAGCTTCTTCATTGGCTTCAGAAACTTCATACTGAATGCCTGCTTAATATCCGACACAAAATTCTTATTGTATACGTTTTgagtatatattgatgtatttgtaattatttattaaatgaatctcaaatataaatacactacAGGTTTGCCAGAGTACTAATGTTGAGCTGATGGAAACCAGCTTTCACAACACGAAACAAGTTTAAATACGCAGCAGAAAATTCTACAATCCAGGAAAATAATCTGTTAGAAGGAAACCAAAAATGAATACAATTGTGATGTTGaaaccaaaaaatatatttaaccctGATACAAATTACACATACAACCCACGGTTAACTACTCTGTCAACTTGATTCATATTACATTTCATTGAATCATCTATAAACCAATGTCCAAATTTTTTGGCACGCTTTATCTTATTTGCATTTCCAACTATCcagttattgttaataataacaacatgttTCTTCTTACGATCTTGTAATTTNNNNNNNNNNNNNNNNNNNNNNNNNNNNNNNNNNNNNNNNNNNNNNNNNNNNNNNNNNNNNNNNNNNNNNNNNNNNNNNNNNNNNNNNNNNNNNNNNNNNNNNNNNNNNNNNNNNNNNNNNNNNNNNNNNNNNNNNNNNNNNNNNNNNNNNNNNNNNNNNNNNNNNNNNNNNNNNNNNNNNNNNNNNNNNNNNNNNNNNNNNNNNNNNNNNNNNNNNNNNNNNNNNNNNNNNNNNNNNNNNNNNNNNNNNNNNNNNNNNNNNNNNNNNNNNNNNNNNNNNNNNNNNNNNNNNNNNNNNNNNNNNNNNNNNNNNNNNNNNNNNNNNNNNNNNNNNNNNNNNNNNNNNNNNNNNNNNNNNNNNNNNNNNNNNNNNNNNNNNNNNNNNNNNNNNNNNNNNNNNNNNNNNNNNNNNNNNNNNNNNNNNNATATCATTTTCCAATGCTATTTTCTTGCATTCATCAATAGGATTAGAAACCCAAAGACAGTCAACttcaaataaaagaatttcaatattattctgcaataaagaatttaaaatttctGTACGTTTCACCATTAGTTTTACATAACCAACTTTACTATAAGCTTGATTTCCATTTAGGGAAGCCTCAGGCAACACAACAACTTTGACATCAGGCCAATCTTTctcaaatttttgttttgatatagcATCTGTAGTAATAAAAAGAATTTGCTCATGGATACCCATATTAACTGTGTTACACAACCAACTATAGACAAGAGGTAAATAAGCATTGTTAATAAGagtaaataaaactaaattatgtTTTTTCATGATATCTTTAGCAATTGCAACTGACTGGCTGATTACATCTTGAAGATTTTgaggatattttttttgttcacttttaaaAATTCTagatttcaattcatttttctgGGTCATTTTTATCCCAATGAACACAAGTGTGCaagcaaatatagaaaaaaataataaacataaataacgTTTTAGACGAAACATTTTCACAATTATTGGTATTCCAGTATTCCAGTGTAGCTTGAAAGAGATATGTCCGGAAAACTTTGATGCTATTAAACACTGCAAAAAAAAANNNNNNNNNNaaaaaaaaagaaaaaatcatatataatatatatttatataaagacaataacaagaataaagaGTAGCATATCTTAATTCAGGATTACATATAGACTTTGGGATTTACTTATCACTGAGAATATCATCATGGATATGAATTCTATTTGGATTTAACATGTCTCCTCTTGTTCAAC harbors:
- the LOC106878281 gene encoding uncharacterized protein LOC106878281, coding for CLIASKFSGHISFKLHWNTGIPIIVKMFRLKRYLCLLFFSIFACTLVFIGIKMTQKNELKSRIFKSEQKKYPQNLQDVISQSVAIAKDIMKKHNLVLFTLINNAYLPLVYSWLCNTVNMGIHEQILFITTDAISKQKFEKDWPDVKVVVLPEASLNGNQAYSKVGYVKLMVKRTEILNSLLQNNIEILLFEVDCLWVSNPIDECKKIALENLQDRKKKHVVIINNNWIVGNANKIKRAKKFGHWFIDDSMKCNMNQVDRVVNRGLYV